A stretch of Mucilaginibacter terrae DNA encodes these proteins:
- a CDS encoding efflux RND transporter permease subunit, with translation MKDVNKEFGPSSWAIDNKTAIYVLMFLITILGIISYNNLPKENFPDIAIPKIFVTTTFAGQSPQNVENLVTRQIEKKLKSLKGLKKVTSNSVQNVSIITAEFQPSIKTKDAKIDVQDAVDKAKDDLPQNDDNYKEPIISDINVSDQPILYVNVSGDYDLKKLKEYADILKDEIEGFKEISKVDQIGALTPEIQVNVDINKMTAAQLTFNDIIQAIGNENILASAGTIKTDGVRRSIDIKKDFKNADEVAAMVVRNPQGRPVYLRDIAEIKDSFLEQESYARLKTPNNPKFKNVITLNVSKRAGENLIEASDKIFALIKEKQKTVFPKGLAITVTGDQSDKTRTTLDDLINTIIIGFILVTVILMFFMGTTNAIFVALSVPLSCFIAFLVMPAIGFTLNMIVLFSFLLALGIVVDDAIVVIENTHRIFDNGKVPIKQAAKTAAGEVFMPVFSGTMTTLAPFVPLAFWNSIIGKFMFFLPITLIITLLASLVVAYIMNPVFAVDFMKPHHDGEHENPKFDKATKRAMIYLGIATVVSYFINPGLGNFMVVIIVLYLVNHFFLLKIIDRFQKNAWPKFQKWYAKWLERAVRRPVTILVGTFGLFILALVINSILGKTPNFFPSGDPNFAYVYITMPIGTDQATTNEVTQKVERKVAQIVEPNKDLVSSIISNVTKSVTDPQDEDQGDYQNKGKVTVAFVKFGDRDGKDTKAILTKIRDGVKGIVPGVQIAVAQEASGPPVQKDISIEIVGDDLDTLVKTGNRLKTYLAKQNIPGIENLVADVQNDKPEIVFDIDRERANREGISSGQITQNLLTAIFGWKAADFRNTKEDDYQIKVRALEEQRSNIDELRNLKITYRDLATGGSIRQVPVSAFSDVRYTNTYSNIKRKQQRRVLTLGSNVIKPYNANDVNASILTAIKNFKKPDSIIIRQGGGQEDQMEAMTFLGGALLTSFGLILIILMLQFNSIGKTLIIISEIFFSIIGVLLGMSVFGMTMSIVMTGIGIIALAGVVVRNGILLVEFTDMLISQGANVHDAVVEAGHTRMTPVLLTATAAILGLIPLAVGFNIDFVGLFTHAKPHIHFGGDNVAFWGPLAWTMIFGLGFATIITLILVPCMYLIRVNIKNRLFKKKDEHEVKVAELDAAH, from the coding sequence ATGAAAGATGTAAACAAAGAATTCGGACCATCGAGCTGGGCCATCGATAATAAGACGGCTATATATGTGCTCATGTTTCTGATCACCATACTCGGCATTATCAGTTACAATAACCTGCCAAAGGAGAACTTTCCGGATATTGCCATACCTAAAATATTTGTAACTACAACTTTTGCAGGCCAATCGCCGCAAAACGTAGAAAATTTGGTTACAAGGCAAATTGAAAAAAAGCTAAAATCGCTTAAAGGTTTAAAAAAAGTGACTTCAAACTCGGTACAAAACGTATCAATTATTACAGCTGAGTTTCAGCCCAGCATTAAAACTAAAGATGCTAAAATTGATGTGCAGGATGCCGTTGACAAGGCTAAAGATGACCTTCCGCAAAACGATGATAATTACAAAGAGCCAATTATTTCGGATATTAACGTTTCGGATCAACCTATTCTTTATGTAAACGTTTCAGGTGATTACGACCTGAAAAAACTGAAGGAATATGCCGACATTTTGAAGGATGAGATCGAGGGCTTTAAAGAGATTTCGAAAGTTGACCAAATTGGTGCGCTTACCCCTGAGATACAGGTAAACGTTGACATTAATAAAATGACGGCTGCCCAGCTTACCTTTAATGATATTATTCAGGCAATCGGTAACGAAAACATACTGGCATCGGCTGGTACCATTAAAACAGATGGTGTACGCCGTAGTATCGACATTAAAAAGGATTTTAAAAATGCCGATGAAGTAGCTGCCATGGTGGTACGTAACCCGCAAGGCCGCCCGGTTTACCTGCGAGATATTGCCGAAATTAAAGACTCGTTTTTAGAGCAGGAAAGTTACGCTCGCCTAAAAACTCCTAACAATCCTAAATTTAAAAATGTAATTACGCTAAACGTTAGTAAACGTGCAGGTGAAAACTTAATTGAGGCATCTGATAAGATTTTTGCGCTGATTAAGGAAAAACAAAAAACCGTTTTCCCCAAAGGTTTGGCCATTACCGTAACCGGCGACCAAAGCGATAAAACACGTACCACGCTTGATGACCTGATCAATACCATCATCATTGGCTTTATATTGGTAACGGTTATCCTCATGTTCTTCATGGGTACTACCAATGCCATCTTTGTGGCGCTATCGGTTCCCCTCTCCTGCTTTATAGCATTTTTGGTGATGCCAGCCATAGGCTTTACGCTCAACATGATCGTATTGTTCTCGTTCTTGCTGGCGCTGGGCATTGTGGTAGATGATGCCATTGTGGTAATTGAAAACACGCACCGTATTTTTGATAACGGTAAAGTGCCAATTAAACAAGCGGCCAAAACGGCTGCAGGTGAAGTATTTATGCCGGTATTTTCGGGAACCATGACTACCCTTGCTCCTTTTGTGCCGTTAGCGTTCTGGAACAGTATTATTGGTAAATTCATGTTCTTTTTGCCAATTACGTTGATCATTACCCTGTTGGCATCGTTGGTGGTTGCTTACATCATGAACCCGGTGTTTGCTGTTGATTTTATGAAACCACACCATGATGGCGAGCACGAAAATCCCAAGTTTGATAAGGCAACCAAACGCGCCATGATTTACCTTGGCATTGCCACCGTTGTTTCGTATTTCATCAATCCGGGGCTGGGTAACTTTATGGTGGTAATTATTGTACTGTACCTTGTTAACCATTTCTTCCTGCTTAAAATTATCGATAGGTTTCAGAAGAATGCGTGGCCAAAATTCCAAAAATGGTATGCCAAGTGGTTGGAGCGTGCGGTTCGTCGTCCGGTAACCATTTTGGTGGGTACGTTTGGGTTATTTATTCTGGCACTTGTGATCAACAGTATCTTAGGTAAAACGCCTAACTTCTTCCCATCGGGCGATCCTAACTTTGCCTACGTATACATCACCATGCCTATTGGTACAGATCAGGCTACTACTAACGAGGTTACGCAAAAGGTAGAGCGTAAAGTGGCTCAAATTGTTGAACCCAATAAAGACCTGGTATCATCAATTATTAGTAATGTAACCAAAAGCGTTACCGATCCGCAGGATGAAGACCAAGGCGACTATCAGAACAAAGGTAAAGTGACTGTAGCCTTTGTTAAGTTTGGCGATCGTGATGGAAAAGACACAAAAGCCATCCTCACGAAAATACGCGATGGCGTTAAAGGCATTGTTCCGGGAGTGCAAATTGCCGTAGCGCAGGAAGCCAGCGGTCCGCCGGTACAAAAAGACATCAGTATTGAAATTGTAGGCGATGACCTGGACACCCTGGTTAAAACCGGTAACCGCTTAAAAACATACCTGGCTAAGCAAAATATTCCGGGTATTGAAAACCTTGTTGCCGATGTGCAAAATGATAAGCCCGAGATTGTGTTTGACATTGACCGTGAACGCGCCAACCGCGAGGGTATCAGTTCGGGGCAGATAACCCAAAATTTGCTTACCGCCATTTTTGGTTGGAAAGCAGCCGATTTCCGCAACACCAAAGAAGACGATTACCAGATAAAGGTACGCGCTCTTGAAGAGCAGCGCAGTAATATTGACGAGCTGCGTAACCTAAAGATCACCTACCGCGATTTAGCCACAGGTGGCTCTATAAGACAGGTGCCGGTTTCGGCCTTTAGCGATGTGCGTTATACCAACACCTATAGTAACATTAAGCGTAAACAACAACGCCGCGTATTAACTTTGGGGTCTAACGTAATTAAACCTTATAATGCCAATGATGTTAACGCCAGTATTTTAACAGCAATTAAAAACTTTAAAAAGCCCGATAGCATTATCATCCGTCAGGGCGGTGGTCAGGAAGACCAGATGGAAGCCATGACCTTTTTAGGAGGCGCATTGCTTACCTCGTTCGGATTGATCCTCATTATCCTTATGCTGCAGTTTAATTCTATTGGTAAAACCTTAATTATCATCAGCGAGATATTCTTCAGTATAATTGGGGTATTACTGGGTATGAGCGTGTTTGGCATGACCATGTCAATAGTGATGACTGGTATTGGTATTATTGCCCTGGCCGGTGTAGTAGTGCGTAACGGTATATTACTGGTTGAATTTACTGACATGCTGATAAGCCAAGGTGCAAATGTGCACGATGCCGTGGTAGAAGCCGGCCATACCCGTATGACGCCGGTACTGTTAACAGCCACTGCTGCCATATTAGGTTTAATACCACTGGCCGTAGGTTTCAACATCGACTTTGTGGGCTTGTTTACACATGCTAAACCCCATATTCATTTCGGTGGCGATAACGTAGCGTTTTGGGGCCCGCTGGCCTGGACAATGATTTTTGGTTTAGGTTTTGCAACTATTATTACCCTCATATTGGTGCCATGTATGTATCTTATACGTGTAAACATCAAAAACCGCTTGTTTAAAAAGAAAGACGAGCATGAAGTGAAAGTTGCAGAGTTAGATGCAGCGCATTAA
- a CDS encoding 7-carboxy-7-deazaguanine synthase QueE — protein sequence MIKLAKLNNRPEIFHSIQGEGKNLGKPSVFIRLSLCNLYCKWCDTDYTWNWQGTPYPHNNDAIPGYQKFEKDEMMAVLGDEEIAGIVDDYNCKNLVITGGEPLVQQKSLISLLRLLRDNERGYHIEYETNGTFIPLPEVDALSHQYNVSIKLSNSGVSYEDRIEPEAIAWFAASPKSNFKFVVDTEQDMEEVQAIINKYNISNDVVYLMPQGSSVESLRQKQNWIVEVCKQYNYNYSDRMHIHIWGAKRGI from the coding sequence ATGATAAAGCTTGCAAAACTGAATAACCGTCCCGAAATTTTTCACTCCATACAAGGAGAGGGAAAGAACTTGGGTAAGCCATCAGTTTTTATCAGGTTATCATTATGCAACCTGTACTGCAAATGGTGCGATACCGATTACACCTGGAACTGGCAGGGAACGCCTTACCCGCATAATAATGATGCAATTCCGGGCTATCAAAAGTTTGAAAAGGATGAAATGATGGCCGTGCTGGGCGATGAGGAAATAGCCGGCATTGTTGATGATTATAATTGCAAAAACTTAGTGATTACTGGTGGTGAGCCCTTAGTTCAGCAAAAGTCTTTAATATCTTTGCTCCGTTTGCTGCGCGATAATGAGCGTGGTTATCATATTGAGTACGAAACCAATGGAACATTTATTCCGCTTCCCGAGGTTGATGCGTTATCTCACCAGTATAATGTGTCCATCAAGTTATCAAACTCGGGTGTGAGCTACGAGGATCGAATCGAACCCGAAGCAATTGCATGGTTTGCGGCATCGCCAAAATCGAATTTTAAATTTGTAGTTGATACGGAGCAGGATATGGAGGAAGTACAAGCCATTATAAATAAGTACAACATAAGCAACGACGTGGTATACCTGATGCCGCAGGGCTCATCGGTTGAAAGCCTGCGCCAAAAGCAAAATTGGATAGTGGAAGTATGTAAGCAATATAACTACAACTATTCCGACCGTATGCACATTCATATATGGGGTGCTAAACGGGGAATTTAA
- a CDS encoding LacI family DNA-binding transcriptional regulator, whose amino-acid sequence MFKSYTIKDIAKALGLSTSTVSRALNGSYEIGAETKKLVLEYAEKVNYRPNPIALSLKEQRSRSIGVVVCEVANNYFSQAINGIESIAYSSGYHVIITQTHESAAREAANVQHLLSRHVDGLLIALSAETTDTSEFKFLHSKGVPIVFFDRIAEGIDTHRITVNNFKAAFEATEQLIIAGFSKIANISSTPNLLNTRERFEGYRAALQKHGLTLLPEFVKYCYQGGMVVGEVEHALQELMSLPEKPDAIIATNDRITTTCLPILKKMGFSIPSDVALTGFTNSEVAESFAPPLTVVRQPAFMMGQLATETLIKAIESKHPLYESISQQFDTQLIIRDSSLKS is encoded by the coding sequence ATGTTTAAGTCGTACACTATAAAAGATATTGCTAAGGCGCTCGGTTTGTCAACCTCAACGGTATCGAGGGCTTTAAACGGCAGTTATGAAATCGGTGCCGAAACTAAGAAACTGGTGCTTGAGTACGCCGAAAAGGTAAACTATCGCCCCAACCCTATTGCCCTTAGTTTGAAAGAACAACGCAGCCGATCTATAGGCGTAGTGGTATGCGAGGTAGCTAATAATTATTTTTCGCAGGCCATTAATGGTATCGAATCCATTGCTTACAGCTCGGGGTACCACGTAATTATAACCCAAACACATGAATCGGCTGCACGTGAGGCCGCCAACGTTCAGCACTTGCTATCGAGACATGTTGATGGATTACTCATTGCCCTCTCTGCAGAAACTACCGATACCTCCGAATTTAAGTTCCTGCATAGTAAGGGTGTACCCATTGTATTTTTCGACCGTATTGCCGAGGGTATTGACACGCACCGTATAACAGTCAACAATTTTAAAGCAGCGTTTGAAGCCACCGAGCAGTTGATCATTGCGGGCTTTAGTAAAATTGCCAATATTTCGAGCACACCTAATCTTCTGAATACACGTGAGCGTTTTGAGGGGTACCGCGCCGCTTTGCAAAAACACGGTTTAACCTTGTTGCCCGAATTTGTGAAATACTGCTATCAGGGCGGTATGGTGGTAGGCGAAGTTGAACATGCCCTGCAAGAGTTAATGAGTTTGCCAGAAAAGCCGGATGCTATCATTGCTACCAACGATCGCATCACCACCACTTGTTTGCCTATACTCAAAAAAATGGGCTTCAGTATTCCTTCTGATGTGGCACTCACGGGTTTTACCAACTCAGAAGTGGCCGAATCATTTGCCCCTCCCCTTACCGTGGTACGCCAACCCGCTTTTATGATGGGGCAGCTGGCTACCGAAACTTTGATAAAGGCCATTGAAAGTAAACACCCGCTCTACGAAAGCATTTCGCAGCAATTTGACACCCAGCTAATTATCAGAGATTCATCCCTTAAAAGTTAA
- a CDS encoding glycerophosphodiester phosphodiesterase family protein, giving the protein MHLKNILLGTAILLSGTMLSSFSLPNTKYPAFFKIGHRGTRGLMPENTIPAMIKAIELGCNTIEFDVHITKDGKVVVYHDASFNPEYTQMPDGSEIATDDRKKYTFYQMDYADIRKFKIGLKKYPAFPEQQQMNLYAPLLSEMIDSVELYTKTHKLPKVNYLLEIKSSAATDGFEQPAPKVVVDKLMADVKSKKLGDRLIIQSFDMRPLQVLHKKYPKVALGFLTGDYKTSIDKNLADLGFIPQFYNPHYGMVTPEMVSACHNKNMLICPWTVNEIADMKKVKALKVDGIITDYPNYFADIQN; this is encoded by the coding sequence ATGCATTTAAAAAACATACTGCTGGGAACTGCCATTTTATTATCAGGCACTATGCTGTCTTCATTTAGCTTACCCAATACTAAGTACCCTGCTTTTTTTAAGATAGGCCATCGTGGTACGCGGGGCTTAATGCCCGAAAACACCATACCCGCCATGATCAAGGCTATTGAATTGGGTTGCAATACCATTGAGTTTGATGTGCATATTACTAAGGATGGCAAAGTGGTGGTATATCATGATGCATCATTTAATCCTGAGTATACCCAAATGCCCGATGGCAGCGAGATTGCCACAGACGACCGCAAAAAATATACATTTTACCAAATGGATTATGCCGACATACGCAAGTTCAAAATAGGCCTGAAAAAATACCCGGCTTTTCCTGAGCAACAGCAAATGAATTTATATGCGCCGTTGCTTTCGGAAATGATCGACTCGGTTGAACTGTATACCAAAACCCATAAACTGCCCAAGGTAAATTATCTGCTCGAAATAAAATCGAGCGCTGCTACAGATGGTTTTGAGCAACCGGCACCCAAGGTGGTAGTTGATAAATTAATGGCCGATGTGAAATCAAAAAAATTGGGCGACAGGCTAATCATCCAATCATTTGACATGCGTCCATTACAGGTACTGCATAAAAAGTATCCTAAAGTAGCCTTAGGCTTTTTAACCGGCGATTACAAGACCTCTATAGATAAAAACCTGGCCGACTTAGGCTTTATTCCACAATTTTACAACCCCCATTATGGCATGGTTACACCCGAAATGGTTAGTGCCTGCCATAACAAAAACATGCTCATATGCCCCTGGACGGTTAACGAAATTGCCGACATGAAAAAAGTAAAGGCTTTAAAAGTGGATGGCATTATAACCGACTACCCCAATTACTTTGCCGATATACAGAACTAA
- a CDS encoding triple tyrosine motif-containing protein — protein MIKHLARLFTFILLISVVNTRAAEIKSIGVPYIQNYPKSVYNSGNQNWAVAQDKNGIMYYGNAEGLLVYDGRYWQKYGLPHRQIVRSVATDNKGNIYTGGYGEFGYWSYKNNKLAFTSLTSLIPSKAGLTDEIWKIYVDKDRVIFQSFSTIYIFHNNKITTVTAGASLLFLHQCGKRFFAEVLGKGLYELVNNKLVAIPGSEAVHGVLSILPYKGNQFLLGTMANGLYTFDGKAFSQFKTPANDFLKTYQLNNGTRILNKYYAYGTILNGLIIIDEEGRIIQQINKTSGLQNNTVLSVYADNNQNLWAGLDNGIDRIELNSPLYFYFDKTGKFGTVYSSQIFNGKIYLGTNQGLFYSNWSAQGNNYFDFKIIPNSQGQVWDLSIIDGQLLCGHNNGTFRLLGDRIEKISSLNGGWTIKKLNSAPYLIQGTYNGLALYDKDSNGKWKMLTHIEGFNDPSKHIEQDHKGDIWVSHAYRGLVKLTLSADFRKVISKKYFDEKDGLPENYNINVFNLENKLVFSSDSGFYTYDDLSNRFSKYNSLNQKLQSFATSNKIIAAGGRRYWFINRGRVALVDFTQPGKLPVQSAPFNVFNGRMVQYYENISRISNSIYLISIDDGFVIYDTNEKGQYPSTQKLPAVLIRKFDDITDKYYTISETGTTAQLLQIANSRNNVRISYTLPYYRQGRTRFQYYLDGYSKQWSDWSVATQKDFTNLNSGNYTFKVRALLDNALQTGITQLEFEILPPWYATTWAWVLYFIFAAFSLYVGKIIYERKLYRDHKMIAERLRYEQEEHRKHEAEKQERKIAKLQTDKLQAELDSKNRELSNSALSLAYKNELLQKLSDELLKIKDENGKKLPSDQINKVQKVINEGMNDERDWNLFEKSFNEAHENFFKKLKAQHPELVPNDLKLCAYLRMNMSSKELSSLLNISLRGVEIRRYRLRKKLNLPHDKNLAEFLMEL, from the coding sequence ATGATCAAACATTTAGCCCGATTATTTACTTTTATTTTATTAATAAGCGTTGTCAATACGCGCGCTGCCGAGATCAAAAGCATTGGCGTGCCTTATATTCAAAACTATCCCAAATCAGTTTACAATTCGGGCAACCAAAACTGGGCAGTAGCGCAGGATAAAAACGGCATAATGTACTATGGTAATGCCGAAGGTTTACTGGTGTACGATGGCCGTTACTGGCAAAAATACGGCCTGCCCCATCGCCAAATTGTACGCTCGGTAGCCACAGATAATAAAGGGAATATATACACAGGTGGATATGGCGAATTTGGTTACTGGTCGTATAAAAACAACAAGCTGGCGTTTACTTCCCTTACATCACTTATACCGTCAAAAGCCGGTTTAACAGATGAAATATGGAAAATATATGTGGATAAAGACCGGGTTATCTTTCAATCATTTTCCACCATTTACATCTTTCACAATAATAAAATAACTACAGTAACAGCCGGCGCATCATTACTATTCTTGCATCAATGCGGTAAGCGCTTTTTTGCCGAAGTGCTGGGCAAAGGTTTGTATGAATTGGTTAATAACAAATTGGTTGCTATACCGGGCAGCGAGGCAGTGCATGGTGTGTTGTCGATACTTCCTTACAAAGGTAATCAATTTTTGCTGGGCACCATGGCCAACGGGTTGTACACTTTTGATGGTAAAGCATTTTCGCAATTCAAAACCCCCGCTAACGATTTTTTAAAAACGTATCAGCTTAATAACGGCACCCGCATCCTTAATAAATACTACGCATACGGTACCATTTTAAACGGGTTGATAATTATTGATGAAGAAGGCCGTATAATTCAGCAGATCAATAAAACCAGCGGCCTTCAAAACAACACGGTTTTAAGTGTTTACGCCGATAACAACCAAAACTTGTGGGCGGGGCTTGATAATGGTATAGACCGCATTGAGTTAAATTCTCCGCTGTACTTTTACTTTGACAAAACCGGAAAGTTTGGTACGGTTTACTCAAGTCAGATATTTAACGGAAAAATTTACTTAGGTACAAACCAAGGCCTTTTCTACAGTAATTGGTCGGCACAAGGCAATAACTATTTCGATTTCAAAATAATTCCAAACTCACAGGGCCAGGTTTGGGATTTGAGCATTATTGACGGTCAATTACTTTGCGGACACAACAACGGCACATTCAGGTTATTGGGTGACCGCATTGAAAAAATATCATCGTTAAATGGTGGTTGGACTATCAAGAAATTGAATTCGGCTCCTTACCTCATACAAGGCACATACAATGGACTTGCCCTGTATGATAAAGACAGCAACGGTAAATGGAAAATGCTTACCCACATTGAGGGCTTTAACGACCCCTCAAAACATATTGAGCAAGATCACAAAGGCGACATATGGGTAAGCCACGCCTACCGCGGTTTGGTAAAGCTTACGTTGAGTGCCGATTTCAGAAAAGTGATCAGCAAAAAATATTTTGACGAAAAAGACGGCCTGCCCGAGAATTATAATATCAACGTATTCAACCTCGAAAACAAATTGGTTTTCTCGTCCGATTCTGGCTTTTATACTTATGATGATTTAAGCAACCGCTTCTCAAAATATAATTCGCTCAATCAAAAGCTTCAATCTTTTGCCACATCAAATAAAATTATTGCGGCAGGAGGTCGCCGCTACTGGTTCATTAACCGGGGGCGTGTTGCACTGGTTGATTTTACTCAACCCGGAAAATTGCCTGTACAGTCGGCACCGTTTAATGTATTTAATGGGCGCATGGTGCAGTATTACGAAAACATTAGCCGAATAAGCAATTCTATATACCTGATAAGTATTGATGATGGCTTTGTAATCTATGATACCAATGAAAAAGGCCAATATCCCAGCACTCAAAAACTACCCGCCGTTTTAATACGAAAGTTTGACGATATAACCGACAAATACTACACCATAAGCGAAACCGGAACTACCGCACAATTACTGCAAATTGCAAACAGCCGTAATAATGTACGCATATCTTACACCCTTCCCTATTACAGGCAGGGGCGTACAAGGTTTCAGTATTATTTAGATGGTTACTCAAAACAATGGTCAGACTGGAGTGTGGCCACACAAAAGGATTTTACCAACCTGAATTCGGGCAACTACACCTTCAAAGTACGAGCACTGTTAGATAATGCTCTTCAAACCGGTATCACTCAGTTAGAGTTTGAAATATTACCACCATGGTATGCTACAACCTGGGCATGGGTTTTGTACTTCATATTTGCAGCATTTTCACTGTATGTGGGTAAAATAATTTATGAGCGTAAACTATACCGCGATCATAAAATGATTGCCGAACGCCTACGTTATGAGCAGGAAGAGCATCGCAAACATGAGGCAGAGAAACAAGAACGCAAAATAGCTAAACTCCAAACCGACAAACTACAGGCTGAGTTAGACTCCAAAAACCGTGAGCTATCCAACTCGGCTCTTTCATTAGCCTACAAAAACGAATTGCTCCAAAAACTGAGTGACGAGTTGCTCAAGATAAAAGATGAGAATGGTAAGAAGCTCCCATCAGACCAGATAAATAAGGTGCAGAAAGTTATTAACGAGGGAATGAACGATGAGCGCGATTGGAACCTGTTTGAAAAGAGTTTTAATGAGGCGCATGAAAACTTTTTCAAGAAGCTTAAAGCCCAACACCCCGAATTAGTACCAAATGACTTAAAGCTGTGTGCGTACCTGCGTATGAATATGAGTAGTAAAGAACTTTCGTCACTTCTCAACATTTCACTTCGCGGGGTCGAAATTAGACGTTACCGCTTACGTAAAAAGCTCAATTTACCCCACGATAAGAACCTTGCAGAGTTTCTCATGGAGCTTTAA